The Megasphaera stantonii genome includes a window with the following:
- a CDS encoding MFS transporter — MSGQTLGTIAARMDRLPASKWHKKIIAILGAGVLCDTLDIYAGSSILAVLIADGWSNNALNGAFISATSGGMLIGALLAGIVGDRFGRRKAFLFNFLIFGLASIFSAFVVNMTQLIILRGIMGFGLGAQQAAATGTLPEFFQPQHRGRYSGIVGFIGNVAPPIAMLFSLLIIPVFGWRVLFAGIGVCALLVWLAVFKYMPESPRWCASQGLIDKADKLVSAIEREVEKEKNIKLEPVLSEVIEEKVRKVPYAYIFSKKIIRRTITLSAALIGMNVAIYTIVNWIPTIFVSEGISITKSFAMSVVIMIGAPVGALLVPIFADKLPRRRTLAIMAFAIGVLGYIYSLQRTDFMIMSIGFLMIVLLYFYSVTTMFVYSGEIFPTEARLRGVGFSSGLGRFVSVFTPMLIAWLLTEMGATAVFLFIFAMMTFIAIVIAIFGIETRNKPLEAIDEE, encoded by the coding sequence TGTCTGGGCAAACCTTAGGAACAATAGCGGCAAGAATGGATCGCTTACCCGCGTCTAAATGGCATAAAAAAATCATAGCAATTTTAGGCGCAGGCGTGTTATGTGATACGTTAGATATCTATGCAGGAAGCTCTATATTGGCGGTGTTAATTGCTGACGGATGGTCTAACAATGCTCTAAACGGTGCTTTTATCTCAGCAACTAGCGGCGGCATGCTAATAGGTGCGTTATTGGCAGGCATTGTCGGCGATAGATTTGGAAGGCGAAAAGCATTTTTATTTAACTTTTTGATTTTCGGATTGGCATCTATTTTTTCTGCATTTGTTGTCAATATGACCCAATTAATTATATTACGCGGAATTATGGGATTTGGACTTGGAGCGCAACAAGCCGCAGCGACAGGAACCTTGCCGGAATTTTTTCAGCCTCAACATAGAGGACGATATTCAGGAATTGTCGGGTTTATTGGGAATGTAGCTCCGCCTATTGCGATGTTGTTTTCTCTTCTTATCATTCCGGTTTTTGGATGGAGGGTCCTGTTTGCGGGAATAGGTGTATGTGCATTGTTGGTGTGGTTAGCAGTATTTAAGTATATGCCTGAGTCTCCTAGATGGTGTGCGTCTCAAGGATTAATTGATAAAGCTGATAAATTAGTTTCAGCTATTGAACGGGAAGTGGAAAAGGAAAAAAATATAAAATTAGAGCCAGTTCTGTCAGAGGTTATAGAAGAAAAGGTTCGTAAGGTTCCATATGCATATATTTTTAGTAAAAAAATTATTCGTCGTACCATTACATTGAGTGCTGCATTGATTGGAATGAATGTAGCTATTTATACTATTGTAAACTGGATTCCTACTATTTTTGTTAGCGAAGGAATTAGTATTACTAAATCATTTGCAATGTCCGTCGTGATTATGATAGGGGCACCAGTAGGAGCGTTATTAGTTCCTATTTTTGCAGATAAACTGCCAAGAAGACGAACGTTAGCTATTATGGCTTTTGCGATTGGTGTTTTGGGATATATTTATTCTTTGCAAAGAACTGATTTTATGATAATGAGCATCGGCTTTTTGATGATTGTTTTATTGTATTTTTACTCGGTAACAACAATGTTTGTTTATTCTGGAGAAATTTTTCCGACAGAAGCCCGGCTTCGAGGTGTTGGTTTTTCGAGTGGATTGGGACGTTTTGTATCTGTATTTACCCCTATGCTTATTGCGTGGCTTCTGACTGAAATGGGCGCAACTGCAGTTTTTCTATTTATTTTTGCCATGATGACGTTTATTGCGATAGTTATTGCGATATTTGGCATAGAAACTCGGAATAAGCCATTAGAAGCTATTGATGAAGAGTAA